Genomic window (Verrucomicrobiia bacterium):
TCCCGCACTTCCGGTGAAGGGGGCGCGGCCTGCGCGATGGTTTGTGATTGAGGACCGCGCGTCGTCAGGTTCACCGTCAAAATCACCAACCACACGACAGCCAAACCGGCCCAAGCCTGCGGACAGGGCCAAAGCAACTCGCGCCAGCGTAAGCGTATGGCTGCGGCCAGCGTAAGCTTCGCCGCGGCCGCGCTTTCACGATTGGTTTCCGTGACTTCTCGCAAGGTTTCGTGACGAAGGCGCTCAAGCTGCGACTCAATCGCTCGATGTTGCCTAAGTAAAATTTCACGCGGCGTATTCATGATATTCTATAGCGGTTTAATTAAAGTTGTAGCCGTGGCACCGAACGAGTGTAACCCAATGAAGGTGGGGTCCGGATGGAGAATGGCGCCTCTGTCCGCGAGGTTTTGGACTGCGGCAGTCTTCTGCCGCTGTGGGATCATCGGCCCGCGACCGGAAAGCGGCAGAAGACTGCCGCAGTCCAAGGCGCGGTCGCGCCGGTGCTCGCCCCGAACCAAGAGCGGTCGTCCGTTTGACCCCAACGCTTGGCTTGAAGTTGCGAGGCCCGTTGCGTCATGTCGGCGGCTATAGGAATACTTAAAATGCGCTAGCGTTGTTCGTGGCAGTTTCGCCGTTAGTTCCGCTGTTATCCGTGGCGGTTTCGTTATGGTTGCAAGACGCTGGTTCATGCTCGATTCCGATCCATTAAAATTTCCCGCAAGGCTTTCTTCCCGTAATGCAGTCGGGATTTAACCGTCCCGACGCTGACGCCGGTGATGCGCGCAATTTCTTCCAACGGAAAATCCTCGAGGAAATGCAGCAGCAACGCCGAACGCTGCGGCGACGGCAATTGCGCCAATGCCTGCATGAATTCCGCTGCTGCCTCCTCGCGAATGAGCAGCTCTCGCGGATTATCCATGTCGTCGGGCCATTCCGCCAACTGCTCGTCATCGGTCGGCAGTTCGCGGTCGCGCTGGCGCCAATGTTGGATGCATTTCTGGTGCGCGATGCCAAAGAGCCAGCTTCCGAACCGGGCATTGTCGCGCAGGCCGCCGATGTGCCGTGAGGCGGCAATAAAGGTTTCCTGGACGATGTCCAAACTCGTCGCTTCGCTGCGGACCAATTCAAAAACGTAGGCATACAACGGCAATTCGTAACGCTGGAACAGGGTGTTCCACGCCTCCGGTTGCCCCAGCCGGGCTGCGGCCACCGGCAGTTGTTCGGATTCAGCCACTGCCAGCATTTACACCGAGAGGAATGCGCGAAGCGAGAAAAGGTTCAATCCGATGTTTGAATTTTCAATGCGCGCGGTTACGGATGGGTTTGGGGGGAGCATACGCGCCTCGCGTGTGCTGGCGGACGCCTCGTCCGCCGGAGATGATAACATTTCAAACGCGGCCTACGATTCGCCCACTGGCTGAAGTGAGTGTTCAACGCGCGGCGCGTCAAACCGCATCCGAGGCGGATGCGCTCCCCAAGTCCACTGTATCATTCCCGCTCAAGCTCGTTTTTGATCGTTCATTCTGCCGGGATCAGACGCTTCGTACCCGCGCCATCCGTTGACAATGGAGCGGCAATTCGCCGATGATGGGCGTGATGAAAAATGTATTTTCGCCGCTAAGAACGGTCGCAACCCGCATTTAACCGGACTAACTTTACCCTTATCAAACCCCCTATGAATTCAATTGGCTTGCGACTGACTCTTTCCATTTTGCTGTTCGGTTTTGCCGGCGCCGGCTCCCTGCCGGCGGTTTTGGCGCCGGTGGCGTTGCGTTGTGAATATCGCGACAATCCGTTGGGCATTGACGAAACCCAACCGCGACTGACCTGGCGGGTCGAATCGAATGAGCGCGGCGCAAAACAAACCGCGTATCGGATTTTGGTCGCCTCCAACGCCGGACAATTAAATCAGAATCAAGGCGACTTGTGGGACAGCGGCAAGATGACCAGTGCGGAGACGGTGAACATCGTCTATGCCGGCCGGGCGTTGGCATCGCGCCAGCAGTGCTTTTGGAAGGTCTGTGTTTGGGATCAAAACGGCGCATCCAGTTGGAGCGAGTCCGCGCAATGGTCCATGGGCTTGTTGCAACCGCAGGATTGGTCGGCCCAGTACATCAGCTTTCGCGACACCGCAGCGGTGGAAAAGGACGCGGGCAAATTGCACCTGCCGCCCGCCCGCCAGTACCGGCACGAATTTACCGCCGCCAAAACAATTCGCCGCGCGACGCTTTATGCCACGGCGCTCGGCATTTATGAGTTTTACCTGAATGGCACGCGCGTCGGCGATGCGTGGTTCGCGCCCGGTTGGACGGATTATCATCAACGCGCGTATTATTACACCTACGACGTGACGCCGCTCGTGCAGACCGGCAGGAACGCCATCGGCGCGTGGCTCGGTGACGGTTGGTATTCGGGTTATCTCGGCTTCGGACTGCTCACGGGCATCGGTACGGAAAAGATTGGTCGCTACACCTACGGCAAAACTCCCGCACTCATGGCGCAGTTGGAAATCGAATACAGCGATGGCGCGCGCGAAACCGTCAGCACGGACGTCACTTGGAAGACGAGCGGTGCCGGCCCCATTCGTGAGGGCGATTTTTTGATGGGCGAATTTTATGATGCGCGACGGGAAACGACCGGTTGGACGAAGATGGGTTTCGATGACGCCCAATGGGAATCCGCCATTCCCGCCGAAGCCAACGGTCCGGTGCCCGCCACGTTCTATGAATGGCGCAATCCCGAAAAACCGGGCGAAGCGCTCGCAATCAAGGGGCGACCGATTGACTTGCGCTTTCAGCGTCCGCCCAAACTGGAAGCGTTCCCCGGAGTGCCCATGCGCGTGGTACAGGAGCTTGCGCCAGTCGCGGTCACCTCGCCCACCAACGGCGTGTATATTTTCGATCTCGGCCAGAACTTCGCCGGCGTCGTGCGGTTAAAGGTCAAAGGTCCCGCCGGAACGACGGTACAATTGCGTCATGGCGAAATGCTGTACCCGGACGGGCGTTTGATGACGGAGAATCTGCGCCGGGCGCGGGCGATTGATCATTACGTGCTGCGTGGTGATCCGCAGGGCGAGGTCTGGGTGCCACGGTTCACCTTTCACGGATTTCAGTATGTCGAGGTGACAGGTTATCCCGGCACACCCGGACCGGAGGCGATTACGGGTTTGGTGTTACAAAG
Coding sequences:
- a CDS encoding RNA polymerase sigma factor → MAESEQLPVAAARLGQPEAWNTLFQRYELPLYAYVFELVRSEATSLDIVQETFIAASRHIGGLRDNARFGSWLFGIAHQKCIQHWRQRDRELPTDDEQLAEWPDDMDNPRELLIREEAAAEFMQALAQLPSPQRSALLLHFLEDFPLEEIARITGVSVGTVKSRLHYGKKALREILMDRNRA
- a CDS encoding glycoside hydrolase family 78 protein, translated to MNSIGLRLTLSILLFGFAGAGSLPAVLAPVALRCEYRDNPLGIDETQPRLTWRVESNERGAKQTAYRILVASNAGQLNQNQGDLWDSGKMTSAETVNIVYAGRALASRQQCFWKVCVWDQNGASSWSESAQWSMGLLQPQDWSAQYISFRDTAAVEKDAGKLHLPPARQYRHEFTAAKTIRRATLYATALGIYEFYLNGTRVGDAWFAPGWTDYHQRAYYYTYDVTPLVQTGRNAIGAWLGDGWYSGYLGFGLLTGIGTEKIGRYTYGKTPALMAQLEIEYSDGARETVSTDVTWKTSGAGPIREGDFLMGEFYDARRETTGWTKMGFDDAQWESAIPAEANGPVPATFYEWRNPEKPGEALAIKGRPIDLRFQRPPKLEAFPGVPMRVVQELAPVAVTSPTNGVYIFDLGQNFAGVVRLKVKGPAGTTVQLRHGEMLYPDGRLMTENLRRARAIDHYVLRGDPQGEVWVPRFTFHGFQYVEVTGYPGTPGPEAITGLVLQSDTPLASGFTCSDPMVNRLFKNVVWTQRANFLDLPTDCPQRDERFGWTGDAQIYVHTATLNADVAAFYTKWLRELMEAQQPTGAFPGYAPYPFQHGWDFGTAWCDAGIICPWTIWQAYGDTRVLERCWPFMVKFMEWRQTTSRDFLGVTHGNEWGDWLSVGAKTPLDFVDTVYFAYSAQLMSQMAAAIGKSTAAAEYAQLFQNIKTAFDRKYVQANGALTVDTQTAYALALFMDLIPAGQRLQSGKILADKLRQGATAENSGMTTGFLGTRPLLPVLTSVGENDLAVRHFQSRNYPSWGYEVSQGATTIWERWDSFTKENGFQGRNGKQNAEMNSFSHYSFGAVCEWMFNDLAGIQWGSPGYATIVIRPQPPTPGSNTDHEPIHWVRAHYDSIRGRIESNWRRTPDQFELATLIPANTTATVYLPAKQADQITEGQLPIAQVEGVKLVRLADGVAELSVTAGQYRFVSKL